A portion of the Candidatus Zixiibacteriota bacterium genome contains these proteins:
- a CDS encoding bifunctional phosphoglucose/phosphomannose isomerase: MSTLDSIQDIRSLDPGNMYNRIFDFPEQLTDAQKISAAWKIDAQGFAGIKNIVVIGMGGSAIGGDLVRSLLANKLLVPFQVCRNYVLPEYVDDETLVIASSYSGNTEETLSAVEDALGRKALMVAITTGGLLEDVAKLNDIPYIKIPGGLQPRAALGYSFVPLLLFFEKIGLVKGLSAQLTAAIARIQKTREQFIEDLPTEKNPAKRLAAQIIGKIPVVYAGPTLSDVVAVRWKGQLCENGKNLAFANTYPEFNHNELVGWSETIASHKEHLIVIQLRDSDDHPKVSRRMDTVRGIIEKQGIKVVEFQSVGSNSLERMLSLIQMGDFVSYYLAILNGVDPTPVEAIETLKKELGK; this comes from the coding sequence TTGTCAACATTAGATAGCATACAAGACATCCGCTCGCTTGATCCGGGGAATATGTACAATCGTATTTTCGATTTTCCGGAGCAATTGACCGATGCGCAAAAAATCAGCGCCGCCTGGAAAATCGACGCCCAGGGATTTGCTGGAATAAAAAATATCGTTGTCATTGGAATGGGCGGATCGGCTATCGGCGGAGACCTCGTGCGGTCGCTGCTCGCCAATAAACTGCTTGTGCCATTTCAAGTCTGCCGCAACTACGTCCTGCCGGAATATGTCGATGACGAAACCCTTGTGATTGCGTCGTCGTATAGCGGCAACACCGAAGAAACACTTTCGGCTGTAGAGGACGCTCTTGGCCGCAAAGCATTAATGGTCGCCATCACCACTGGCGGATTACTCGAAGATGTTGCCAAACTCAATGACATTCCCTACATCAAAATACCCGGCGGACTTCAGCCACGCGCCGCACTCGGCTATTCTTTTGTCCCGCTTCTTTTGTTTTTTGAAAAGATTGGATTGGTCAAAGGATTGTCGGCTCAACTGACAGCCGCTATCGCGCGAATTCAGAAAACACGCGAGCAGTTTATTGAAGATCTACCCACTGAGAAGAATCCTGCCAAACGTCTCGCCGCGCAGATTATAGGCAAAATTCCTGTGGTGTATGCCGGGCCGACACTTAGCGATGTTGTTGCTGTACGCTGGAAAGGGCAGTTGTGCGAGAATGGAAAAAATTTGGCCTTCGCCAACACCTATCCCGAGTTTAACCACAATGAACTTGTCGGGTGGAGCGAGACAATAGCTTCCCACAAGGAACATCTGATAGTCATTCAGCTCCGCGATTCCGACGACCATCCCAAAGTGAGCCGCCGTATGGACACGGTGCGAGGCATTATCGAAAAGCAGGGGATAAAAGTTGTCGAATTCCAATCAGTTGGTAGTAATTCACTTGAACGCATGCTCTCGTTGATTCAAATGGGAGATTTTGTCTCATACTATCTTGCTATTTTGAATGGCGTCGACCCGACTCCGGTTGAAGCGATTGAGACGCTGAAGAAAGAGCTGGGTAAGTAG
- the ptsP gene encoding phosphoenolpyruvate--protein phosphotransferase, with protein MSDRRKVIKGESISSGIVVGNARVLSSGELIISEQLISQAKIPQEISALDAAVSATVLYLENLRDDASKKMAAPPTKIFDAQALIAGDAQFLNQVKEEIRAKKKNAAHAYNSMVQKSITPLKESQDLYMRQLAQDIEAVARKVLLRLTGAHKTADNSPFPPNTILVSKSFTPAEIMSYRNRKAVGFIVGEGGKNSHMALIARSLMLPTIVLEKNWSQLSDNQPVAIDATQGEVVLFPTEEEVEQYQKTRKKLGPALVLRIKKLVDLPPKTADGQIITIGANLELPGPVEDILAEQNFPVGLYRTEFMYLEEGGFPSEEKQLGYYTHIAEKFINSYVVLRTFDLGSDKIAIDGHFPHEENPALGWRGIRSMLDLSDIFKIQIRAILRASEHKNLRILLPMISDLGEVEQVKKLISQVMYELKKEKIHFDQAIKIGMMVEVPSAALTLESMLPLVDFVAIGTNDLTQYTMSADRNNARVTGLYNPMHPSVLTLIKMTVDACLRHRKPVCICGEAAGDHPAIPLFIGMGITEFSMNPAKIFDVCRLIRKIDTTMVRALVGPVLSSGTASVVSRKLQSYKNALERREP; from the coding sequence ATGTCAGATAGACGAAAAGTTATAAAGGGCGAGTCGATTTCATCGGGCATTGTTGTGGGCAATGCACGGGTCTTGTCTTCAGGTGAACTTATTATATCCGAACAACTTATAAGTCAGGCAAAGATTCCACAAGAAATCTCTGCCCTCGATGCCGCCGTTTCTGCCACAGTTCTCTACCTTGAAAATCTGCGCGATGACGCCAGCAAGAAAATGGCCGCGCCCCCGACTAAAATCTTTGACGCCCAAGCACTTATAGCAGGAGACGCCCAGTTTCTCAACCAAGTCAAAGAAGAGATAAGAGCCAAGAAAAAGAACGCCGCCCATGCCTATAACTCTATGGTGCAGAAATCAATAACTCCGCTTAAAGAGTCGCAAGACCTCTATATGCGCCAGTTGGCGCAAGATATAGAAGCAGTGGCAAGAAAAGTCCTTCTTCGTCTGACTGGCGCTCACAAAACGGCAGACAACTCCCCCTTTCCTCCAAATACTATACTTGTCAGCAAATCATTTACTCCGGCTGAAATTATGAGCTATCGAAACCGGAAAGCGGTTGGTTTTATTGTTGGCGAAGGTGGCAAGAACTCACACATGGCCCTTATTGCCCGATCGCTCATGCTTCCGACTATCGTTTTAGAAAAAAACTGGAGCCAGCTTTCTGATAACCAGCCGGTTGCTATCGACGCCACACAAGGAGAGGTAGTGCTTTTCCCCACTGAAGAAGAGGTAGAACAGTATCAAAAAACTCGCAAGAAGCTCGGGCCGGCCCTAGTTCTCAGAATCAAGAAGCTTGTGGATTTGCCGCCCAAGACGGCTGACGGCCAAATCATCACAATCGGCGCGAATTTGGAGCTTCCCGGACCAGTCGAGGATATCCTCGCCGAGCAGAATTTCCCCGTGGGACTCTATCGTACAGAGTTTATGTACCTCGAAGAAGGGGGTTTCCCAAGCGAAGAAAAACAACTTGGCTACTATACCCACATTGCCGAAAAATTTATCAACTCGTATGTGGTTTTGCGGACATTCGATCTTGGCTCCGATAAAATTGCAATCGACGGCCACTTTCCGCATGAAGAAAACCCGGCTCTGGGGTGGCGTGGGATTAGGTCCATGCTGGACCTGAGCGATATATTCAAAATCCAAATTCGGGCAATCTTGCGGGCATCGGAACACAAAAATCTGCGAATACTGCTGCCGATGATCTCAGATTTGGGCGAGGTGGAGCAAGTCAAAAAACTAATTTCGCAGGTAATGTATGAGCTAAAAAAAGAAAAGATTCACTTTGATCAAGCCATAAAAATTGGCATGATGGTGGAAGTGCCATCGGCGGCGCTGACTCTTGAGAGTATGTTGCCGCTGGTGGACTTTGTGGCGATTGGAACAAATGATCTGACACAGTACACGATGTCGGCAGATCGCAACAACGCCCGCGTAACCGGATTGTATAATCCCATGCACCCCTCGGTGCTGACGCTGATTAAAATGACGGTTGACGCCTGTCTCCGGCATCGGAAGCCGGTTTGCATTTGCGGCGAGGCCGCTGGCGATCATCCGGCGATTCCCTTGTTTATCGGGATGGGAATCACAGAATTTTCGATGAATCCAGCAAAAATCTTTGATGTTTGCCGGCTCATACGTAAAATAGACACCACAATGGTTCGAGCTTTGGTCGGTCCTGTTCTTTCCAGCGGCACGGCATCGGTTGTCAGCCGCAAGCTCCAAAGCTACAAGAATGCATTGGAAAGACGAGAACCTTAA
- a CDS encoding HPr family phosphocarrier protein, protein MISRSTKIINRLGLHARPSAMLVSVATRFKSEVFFTKDGLQVNGKSIMGVMMLAAEKGSEILVEVDGPDAEAALEELIKVIESGFGENS, encoded by the coding sequence GTGATCAGCCGTTCTACCAAAATAATCAACAGACTCGGGCTTCATGCCCGGCCATCGGCGATGCTGGTCTCTGTCGCCACAAGATTCAAGTCCGAAGTCTTTTTCACAAAAGATGGTCTTCAAGTCAACGGCAAATCGATTATGGGCGTAATGATGCTGGCCGCAGAAAAAGGCTCAGAGATACTTGTGGAGGTCGATGGGCCTGATGCCGAAGCCGCTCTGGAAGAGCTTATCAAAGTTATTGAAAGTGGCTTTGGAGAGAATTCCTGA
- the dprA gene encoding DNA-processing protein DprA: protein MTSSELEARLSATISLLNVPGVGKTLCGRLIKKFGSVDTIFGASLDELAQIQGISRGIASEIRAFDQFDASHKIAAQIVELKWTILFPDHPEYPPRLTQVSDPPPFLFRLGQPTPPESKMVAIVGTRHPSEAGQAFAFTLASQLCEAGITVVSGMAEGIDSAAHKGALDCGGMTVAVWGTPLNVIFPSFNRPLAEELKAKGTIYSEYLPDSDYHAANFPQRNRIISGLSEAVIVVEAGIKSGALITAELALEQGREVFAVPGSPMSDKSIGTNSLIKKGARLLTDIGDLFEELPRLKGEVNSRKFERIEQLTGKEQELVKLLADGPIQIDTLSRTSNLSVSELMEFLLALELKGIIQELSGKRFGLCE, encoded by the coding sequence TTGACCAGCTCCGAGCTTGAAGCCCGCCTGAGCGCTACCATATCTCTGTTGAATGTCCCCGGTGTTGGAAAGACACTGTGCGGCCGACTGATCAAAAAATTCGGGTCGGTTGATACAATTTTTGGCGCCAGTCTCGATGAACTTGCACAAATTCAAGGCATCTCCCGCGGAATAGCCTCTGAGATACGGGCTTTTGACCAGTTCGATGCGTCGCACAAGATTGCCGCTCAGATTGTAGAGCTAAAGTGGACTATACTTTTTCCGGATCATCCGGAATATCCTCCCCGCCTCACCCAAGTATCTGATCCACCACCCTTTTTATTCCGACTTGGACAACCCACCCCTCCTGAATCAAAAATGGTCGCCATTGTCGGCACAAGGCATCCATCAGAAGCCGGACAGGCCTTTGCATTTACGTTGGCGTCTCAACTGTGCGAAGCCGGAATCACCGTCGTATCGGGTATGGCCGAAGGAATAGATTCAGCGGCGCATAAAGGGGCGCTGGATTGCGGCGGGATGACTGTTGCCGTTTGGGGCACGCCCCTCAATGTTATTTTCCCCTCTTTTAACCGCCCACTGGCCGAAGAACTCAAAGCGAAAGGGACAATCTATTCCGAATATCTCCCTGATTCAGATTACCATGCGGCCAATTTTCCACAAAGAAATAGAATTATCTCCGGGCTTTCGGAAGCCGTGATCGTTGTGGAGGCCGGCATCAAATCGGGGGCCTTGATAACCGCGGAACTTGCCCTCGAACAAGGACGCGAGGTTTTCGCCGTCCCCGGATCGCCGATGTCCGATAAAAGTATTGGCACAAACAGCCTCATCAAAAAAGGAGCGCGGCTATTAACCGATATTGGAGACCTCTTTGAGGAATTGCCCCGCCTCAAAGGGGAGGTGAACAGCCGGAAATTCGAGCGAATTGAGCAGTTAACCGGCAAAGAGCAAGAGCTGGTAAAGCTTTTGGCCGATGGGCCGATCCAGATCGATACTCTTTCGCGAACTTCTAATTTGTCAGTTTCTGAGCTTATGGAGTTTCTTCTGGCATTAGAACTTAAGGGCATTATCCAGGAACTTTCCGGCAAACGTTTCGGACTGTGTGAGTGA
- the obgE gene encoding GTPase ObgE, with the protein MFIDYVEIEIFAGNGGAGCVAFRTEKYAPKGGPDGGDGGRGGNVIIIADSNLTTLLDYRYKRIYKAENGRGGEGGLRTGRSGEHIILRVPVGTLVKDKETGEQLADMDVIGREEVLAKGGRGGKGNNHYKTSTNQAPRQAQDGRPGEEKKLSLELKLLADVGLVGLPNAGKSTILATFSAARPKIADYPFTTLIPNLGIVKFREFKSCVMADIPGLIEGASEGKGLGHQFLKHIQRTSLLVYVIDVNEENIKATRALLMAELQKFDTSLSGRPSVTVITKIDTIDSKALKAISKKLPADYLYLSAVAGTGKDKFLQTLEEKLDQLRA; encoded by the coding sequence ATGTTTATTGATTATGTCGAAATTGAAATATTTGCCGGAAACGGCGGAGCCGGTTGTGTCGCCTTCCGCACCGAAAAATATGCCCCCAAAGGCGGACCCGATGGAGGTGACGGCGGCCGAGGCGGAAATGTCATCATTATCGCTGATTCCAACCTCACAACACTCTTGGATTATCGCTACAAAAGAATCTATAAGGCCGAAAACGGCCGGGGGGGCGAAGGCGGATTACGCACAGGCCGCTCGGGTGAACATATTATCCTTCGTGTGCCGGTCGGTACGCTCGTCAAAGATAAAGAGACCGGTGAGCAACTTGCAGATATGGATGTGATCGGAAGGGAAGAAGTTCTCGCCAAAGGCGGGCGCGGCGGAAAAGGAAATAATCATTACAAAACCTCGACCAACCAAGCCCCGCGCCAAGCCCAGGATGGTCGTCCCGGCGAAGAAAAAAAGCTATCGCTGGAGCTTAAGCTGCTCGCCGATGTCGGACTGGTCGGACTTCCCAACGCTGGCAAATCGACAATTCTTGCTACTTTTTCTGCGGCGCGTCCCAAAATCGCCGATTATCCCTTCACCACGCTTATTCCCAATCTTGGAATTGTAAAATTCCGAGAATTCAAATCCTGTGTCATGGCTGATATTCCTGGACTTATCGAAGGCGCGTCCGAAGGAAAAGGCCTGGGACATCAGTTCCTCAAACATATCCAGCGCACTTCGTTGCTTGTCTATGTCATAGATGTAAATGAAGAAAATATCAAAGCAACTCGTGCATTACTGATGGCAGAACTTCAGAAATTCGATACTTCTCTATCAGGCAGGCCCTCAGTAACAGTAATCACCAAGATTGACACTATTGACAGCAAGGCCTTAAAAGCGATTTCAAAAAAATTACCCGCCGACTATCTTTACCTTTCTGCCGTTGCCGGAACGGGGAAAGATAAATTTTTGCAAACCCTCGAGGAAAAACTTGACCAGCTCCGAGCTTGA
- a CDS encoding CDP-alcohol phosphatidyltransferase family protein: MNHAIYWPDMEKGQTKTLPGINQRKRQWYEASSLFLGRVCLKLGFTPNVLTVVSLLCAVVAGLQFWTGNIMWGVLWMIITAFTDMLDGSTARAGDLGTVFGGIFDHVLDRYGEFCILAGITLSGSAHPGWGIFALFGMLIASYTRAAAESMGKIENCAVGMVGRAEKFLLIIIGAVLEIYFPTGIWPKAGWLEFALIIVGVTSLITAIQRLAYAKKVLGNRKSV; encoded by the coding sequence ATGAATCACGCCATATATTGGCCGGACATGGAAAAAGGCCAAACAAAGACGTTACCCGGTATTAATCAACGCAAACGACAGTGGTACGAAGCATCATCGTTGTTTCTTGGCCGGGTATGTCTCAAACTTGGGTTCACACCCAACGTTCTCACCGTTGTTTCACTTCTCTGCGCAGTAGTCGCCGGATTACAATTCTGGACCGGCAACATAATGTGGGGCGTCCTCTGGATGATAATCACAGCATTTACTGATATGCTCGATGGCTCTACCGCCCGCGCGGGAGATTTGGGAACAGTTTTCGGCGGCATTTTCGATCATGTCCTTGACCGCTATGGCGAATTTTGTATTTTGGCAGGTATTACACTTTCGGGATCAGCCCATCCCGGATGGGGAATATTTGCGCTCTTTGGAATGCTTATCGCATCGTATACCCGCGCCGCGGCGGAATCTATGGGTAAAATAGAAAACTGCGCAGTCGGAATGGTAGGACGCGCGGAGAAGTTCCTGCTTATAATTATCGGCGCAGTACTTGAGATTTATTTCCCGACCGGTATCTGGCCAAAAGCCGGATGGTTGGAATTTGCTTTAATCATTGTCGGTGTGACATCGCTTATCACTGCAATCCAACGTTTGGCCTACGCCAAAAAAGTGCTCGGTAATCGCAAGAGTGTTTGA
- a CDS encoding PfkB family carbohydrate kinase: MITAIGNPVYDYIKTHKVETPGRILSGCSTNAALALSKMGEKTKLIGAVGDDYKSRFETDLKRFGIESHIIPSPETGGFSLVYYDNFGNRTLDLLGRASHIGSIKPELYWDSKAVLIGPILGEVSFDNIEEIRDNFPGPFVCDPQGLLRGAHDDGRIFHHKPEGIEDALAYFDIVKPNELEGHVLTGIDCRKDPYEAARIIHSWGPKIVIVTLAELGSIIYDGKQFIDIPPYEIDLVDATGAGDTYMAGFTFEYLKTGGDLRKAGCYASCTSSIMIENVGPDFEMNEAMIRKRQQVLLGKTAFKPQVAVNV, from the coding sequence ATGATCACGGCCATCGGAAATCCCGTCTATGATTATATAAAAACCCATAAAGTTGAAACACCCGGCCGGATACTTTCGGGCTGTTCCACCAATGCCGCGCTCGCCCTTTCAAAAATGGGGGAGAAAACCAAACTTATCGGCGCGGTCGGTGATGATTACAAGTCACGTTTCGAGACCGATCTCAAACGCTTCGGAATCGAGTCGCATATTATTCCCTCGCCGGAAACGGGCGGCTTCTCACTTGTCTATTACGATAATTTCGGCAATCGCACCCTTGATCTGCTTGGACGCGCATCACATATCGGCTCAATTAAGCCTGAACTCTATTGGGATTCGAAGGCTGTGCTTATCGGGCCTATACTCGGTGAAGTCTCATTTGACAACATCGAAGAAATCCGCGACAACTTTCCCGGGCCGTTCGTCTGCGATCCGCAGGGCCTGTTGCGCGGAGCGCATGATGACGGACGGATATTTCATCATAAGCCTGAAGGAATCGAAGACGCGCTTGCGTACTTTGATATTGTAAAGCCGAATGAACTTGAAGGGCATGTTCTTACCGGTATCGACTGCCGCAAAGACCCATACGAAGCCGCGCGGATTATTCATTCATGGGGTCCTAAGATTGTCATTGTCACACTCGCCGAGCTTGGCTCGATTATCTACGATGGCAAACAGTTTATCGATATTCCGCCCTACGAAATTGATTTGGTCGATGCCACAGGCGCGGGTGACACCTATATGGCCGGGTTTACTTTTGAATATCTCAAAACCGGCGGTGATTTGCGCAAAGCTGGATGTTATGCGTCGTGTACCTCATCGATCATGATTGAAAATGTCGGCCCGGATTTTGAAATGAACGAGGCGATGATCCGCAAACGCCAGCAAGTCCTGCTTGGCAAAACCGCATTTAAACCACAGGTGGCGGTCAATGTCTGA